The DNA sequence AGACGGGCAGTGGACTCCAGCTGGGACACTTCTGTCGAGTAACGACTTTAAAAAGAGAAGGGTCAAAATGGGAGGGGAatgttcttttattttgttacaAACCAAATTCTCCTACTTTTCTAAAAACCACCTCTAGTATAAATATTTGGAATCGCTTTTATAAGAAAGCACTTCTATTCAGAAGACCTTATGTTTAAAGTGCTTTCATGAAAAAACgataacattttttatttaaaatttgagtGCTTAAGGCAAGTGCTCCTCTAAAATCCTTTTAACTAAACCCAATTACAATCGTTTTTTTGTAGTAAAAAAACATTTTAGCCTTtcgaaattttattaaaaatcacAGCAAGTACTTGTTCGAAAAGTACTCTTAAATTTTTCTGTTAAACAGAGTTGAAGgcttttgtttgtattgttgCCATTCTCCAAATAATCCGGAACGGGCATTCTAAAGCGCTTTCGTTTTGAGGTATAAAGAAAAGGGCTTACATACTTTTGCATAGCCTTTTGACTAGGGAAACCGTGTACGGTATTTGTCCTACTATTTTTTCCCTTTTGGTCAAACGTAAAAGTCCcctactttgtttttttttttttttggaaacagtCACCTACTTTGATACTCTTGTCAATTGCAAATACGAAAAAGCATTCCTTCAACCAAGAGACCAAAATCCTTACATtaaggaaacctcaaatctcatTAATGTGGGCCAATGACGGGAGAGATGGACACACAACGAACAAGAGATTTAAGTTCAACGGTGCGTATCTCTCCCCTCACATAAACACGCCACATGAGGAGAGAGACGCACAAAAAATACAGCCGTTGTACATAAGGTTTTAGCCTTTTTCCTGAAACTAAATGGGACAGACAGGTCAGATTCATGCAACACAACATAAGTTTAAAAACATTATCATGTTATGACAagtctttctctttctcattCAACGCCTAGCTATGTAATTGATCAGTATATAATTGCGCTTCTCATATCACTTCTAAATTTAATTGCAGCTCTTGTACTATCTATCCAATTCTTCCAAGTTTCTGTGGAGCTTCGTGTCATCCTTCATCTCAATTTCATCTGTGCAAAACTCGTTGCAAGGTCTATCGCCTCATTCAGACGAGATGCATCTGTTCCCTGATATCGTCAATTCAATGGAAAATTTGAGAAAAAGGTAAGAAATAAAACCAACTTAAATCTTAAGCACGAAATGTAATATGATTTGCACAAATATAAACCATATTCAGATTCTGGACAAGGAAAAAAATTGGAGCAAGTGGTCGAGACATAAGTCGATAAACACTAACCTGGCCAGTAGCAAGGCCACCTTTTCCTTTTCCGCATCTTCCATTCAAAGGACCCATAGCTGCTGTCAACCACTCTGAGACCTCCAACTGAGTGCCCTTGTCCCCTGGTACGCCAGCACACACCAAAGCTTTATTTGTGGTCTCATCCGTGCTGAAAACCATGGCAGGCATTCCCTGTTCATGTACCATCATGATTTCAAGTTATTTTCCTAAATTCACAAGACAATTGACAATTGACAATTGATCAACATCATAGCGAATAACAATCAAAGTATTTCATGAAGATGACTACTATTCAAGCATAGTTCAATTCATGCCATGGTGATGGGTTTCTATGTTATGTTATGACACCTATCGGATCGCATAAGAGGCCAAAGAGAGAGTGAATTGTGCTACTGACCATCCCAGTGATCTTCAAAACAGCCTCACGAACTGCAGCTGTATCCAAACCAACATCAACTTGGGAAACACAGTAAGCTTTCCCATCTGAAGCAGCAACTTCAGCCATCTCAGTTGCAACCTTGACAGCATTCTTTATATTTTGCTCTGCAATCATCTTCTGTGCTTTCTTCAATTGGGTCTGTTGGATGGAGCAAGAATTATTACACTAAAGTACATGTATATAATTATtaagtaaaaaaaacaaaaaccaaagtgTTGTCCTGCATAACTGAAATACCTGAAGTACAGCCATCTTGGTCCTGATTTCAGCTTTCTTAGCAGCTGGAATTGGTGCTGAGTCCACACGAGATTTTAGGGAAGCTACTTTCTgttaaatgaaaaacaaaaacagatacatgttaaaaaaaaaagattagttACAAATAAAAGATCTGGTGAACACTCTATCCGGTCAACCTTTACTTGCATAAGCATAACATCATTAGTTTATAGAAATAGTTGAATCGTCATTTCTGAATCCGAAAAATGAGGATTCTGGGGAAAGATCAAAAGAAACAACCTTCTCCAGCAAGCTTCCTTCAGCCTTGGACGCTTCATGTACGTCTTGCTCAAGCGACCGAGCCAATTCAATTGCCTGAAAAGCACCTTCACTTGTGACAGCAGTTATTCTCCGTATTCCCTTAGCAATTCCCTCCTCAGATAAAAGAGCAAAGGCCTTTGCTTCCCGTGTATTTGATATATGTGTCCCTAGATGTATGAAAAAGATAAAGGTCAGCTTAAAAGAAGGAAATTCCCCAACAACACATCAGTAGGAGATGACATTAACCTCCACAAAGTTCTGCTGAAATTGATAACCATTCCTCATTTTCGGGGTAATCCAAAAGATCCTCAACCTTTCGCCCAATAGCCACCACTCTTACTGGGTCAGGATATACCTacaccaaaagcaaaaatatacGTATCACGCAACACAAAAATATAGCCATTGAGAAGACTAACTAATTATGTTAACATTCAGAAAACTACCTCTCCAAATACAGCCCTTAAACCATTGATGCGCTTGGCATCAACCAGGGCTACCTCTTTAGCATATACACCTAATTCAGCTCTGATTTGCTCATTCACAATTGACTCTATTCTTCTCAAACTGTCAGGATCTACCGGCTTGCCTGTTCAAGTTCCACTAGCAGTTTTAAGAAATTCAATAGACACAGATCACCCAATCCTCTTAACTTAATGCACTAACTTGAAAAGCTTTACCATGTGAAAAATCAAATCTCAATTTCTCAGCAAGAACAATAGAACCCTTCTGGTCGACATGATTTCCAAGAACTTCCTGCATTAGAAATGCTGAATGTCATCAACTACATGGACAAAACAGTTAAgaaaataacaattaaaaaactGGTAGCAGGTTTTGGGTTGTTGGCATTTGAACATACCCTCAGAGCAAAATTCAACATGTGCGTGCAGGTATGGTTAGGGGCAATGAGTTTACGCCTATTGTAATCAACCTGTACCAAAGAACCCAGTAGGAGTtataacaaaaagaaacataGATCGAGTCACAGATGCATAACTCTAAGCAAATAATGAAAGGAAGAATCACCTTGCAATTTACTTTTTCACCGACTAAGAGTTTGCCACTCTCTCCAGAAAAAGAACCAATGTGGACAACAAAACCTCCATAAATTTGAACATTGCAAACTTGAAACGAGAAAGAAGATCCTTCAAGTGATCCAGTATCAAAAATCTACAAGCACATCAAATTAAACCAGATACACAAAATGATTAATGAGAATCAAAATCATCTCAATCAATGTGATCCAATACGGTACTAACCTAGTTCACACATAGTACTTCCGATCaagaagaatatattatgtAAGCTATAGAATGAAAACAGAAAGTAAAACCGGAGGACCCTACAAATCTTGAATTACTCCTCATTCTCAAAGTGAGTCCAAATTTGCATCCATGTACATCATCTTTCCTTGTATTATGATTCATGAAGCTGCTGGGGATGTGCATGCACAGCACTAGAGGCCAACAAATtctaatttgattatttttcgaTCATTAGCAATAAGAGGATTGATTTCCAGTTACCATAATTGCagctaatattttgtttttcgtATGAGATCCAACACGTTtgtttaagagagagagagagagagagagagagagagagagagagagagagagagagagagagagatcttgTGCATTGAAGTAACATCCTAGTAAGTTTAGTAGACTATATTATACCACCAATTCAATCATGGAAGTAACATCAAAAGAATTTTAATAGTAAATGACGGGTCAAAGTAACCAAACTATATAATACCTGACCACCCTGCTCAGCATAAAAATTTGTAGACTCCAAAACTATACCAACTTCATTGCCAGCAGAAGCACTATTAATAAACTCAGAACCAGTGTAAATTGCTTTTACCACACTTTGATGGTCCTGTATTGGTAGAGGAATAAAAAGGCAATAATCAACAACAAATTCATTAATCCCTTGTACAGAATGATAGTGCCTCAACTCTTGGAAACACTTTTTTAATAAGAACACTCTTGGAAACAATTTTGTATATCAAGGAATAAACATTGAATAGCAATCTTTGTATAATTCAgcaaaaacatataaaacatgCAAAATGTCAAAAATGACCTGGTtccaaataaatttaaagctgTCATCTGTTGCAGCAACTCCCCTCTTGTGCAATGTAGCAGTCGCATCAGCATCCATAACAATAGCACCACCAGCTTGCTTAAAGAGTTTAAGAAAAAAGGTAACATGAGTGCGCCACCACATGAAATTTCTGATATACCATTTAATCTCTAAGAGAAGAAATTCCCACAAACCATTCGTCTACCTCTATAAAcccctttttattttgatctttcaaataaataaatcaaaagagaATCAAGAGGCAGAAATAAACAGGGGAGTGCAGAAAGAGAAAGGGTGCACGAGATAAATTTTATCATGTCACTTGGTTCCCGAAATctaaaatttttctttttaaacaaCGAGCATCATATGAAGAGAAAAGGTTGGCCAACATATGAAGTTGACACAGGAATATGGATGAGCAAAAGTGGGAAAATGTCAGAAGATGACGTACCTTATTTTGAGCGCTCCTTGATCTTTCTCGAGCCTCATCCATAGCATTATTGAAACCCTCAACATCAACCATCAATCCCCTTTCCTCTGCCATCAACTGTAGGAAGAAAGTATAAGTAAGCAAAGTCATGTACAAACAAATATCCAAGAGGACAACAGATCTCAAGTACCTGAGTCAAATCTAATGGAAACCCAAATGTGTcccacaaaacaaaagcatCCTGTAGTCACAATAGGAACAAAGTAAGCCATAGTAATCAGTAAGGAAAAAATGATAATCTTCAAACATGAGCACTCTCCCTAGTCTGCTACCCATAGATAATGGAAATGATCCAGTTCAACAAAGAATTATTTAAGTTGGTGTATCCACACTTCTGTAAAGAACCATCACAACTCATCCACACTTATTCTAGCTAATTGTCTTCTTTATGAGAAAAGTTAATTAGCTAATTGTCAAGATCATGTTCCAACAAACTCGAGCAGCATCTGTGATCAACTTAAATTCAAGTCAGGTGAAACTAAACAAAGTACATGTACTGGATACCAGGTATCAAGAGTGCCCTTTCTCAACATGGATATCAGAGTTTCTACTTATGATGCACAGAGAAATATTTGTGTGGGATTTGGTTTTGTCGACACATCCTTTGTTAAATCAGTTTTCTACCAACTAGATATTACATAAGACTGCATTTTCAGAAGCCTTAGAAGAAGATGCATTGCAGTAGGGTTAAATGAAAAGTTGGAACAAGGAAAAGCTTATCCCTCTCTTTTGTGAGAATAATACTCACAGCAATGACACATATGACACCAGTAGAAAATAAGTGAAAGAGTAAAACAAAATTCAGAAAATAATAACCTGCCCACTAAATGTTTTCCCTTGAACATCCTGAGCAGCCTTCTTGAATCTTTCTATTCCCTGAAAACAAATCAATCATCAAATCAACTTAGTTGCACATAACATCCCATCCCtccaaaaaaatcataaatctcTCTACAACTCAGTGTGTACatataatgaaaaagaataaaacGTCTCATGAATAGGAAATTCACTTTAATGCGATCAAAAGAACCACAAAAATATTAAACTTTGCAACAAAGGAAACAAATTGCCTATACAAAAATTCATAATGTACATTCATACCTTCTGTAAAGTCTTCTCAAAagtttcttcctcctctttgaTTATCTCCCTGATATGTGCTTCATGTTGTTGTACCTCTGGGAAAACATCACCCATCAGTGTCACCAGAATGTGCACAAGCCTGGATTCCACAAAATATCATATCAACACTCCATATAATTACAATCAGAAACATTACAAATCACAAATTGCAGTATGTCTGTCGCTATTACCCATTGAAAAATCCTTCTTTAGCCTTTAGGACATCATTTCCATACCGAACAGCGCGACGAAGAATGCGCCTCAGAACATATTCGCGGCCGTCATTGCCTAACATAAGTAGAACCTCATAAGGTACACTTTAAATTACTCCACAAAAAGGTTAAGAAAGAattaaacaacttaaaaacatttATTATCTTAATGTAAGATGTAGCTAATAAAAATGATGTCAAAATCGTTGTGACCCTTAAATAGACACTATCAATACCAACCCCCGTGCGCCCGCCGCGGGGGGGTGATGAAAAGTTTTCAATAAAAATATGATGACTCTGCACGTATCATTATCTTAAAGTATTTTCTCACTTATTAGAAATCTGATTAGTCACTATctagattaaaaataatatacccTTTCCAACTAGTTTAAAAACCACAAGACATAAGCCTTCAGCATAAACTATAACACCCCTGATCAATATAGACCCAAAAGGCAATGAGCAAATTAATGAATAAGTAGACCAACCACAACCAATAACTCACAACCCTGTCCCGCAAACATTCTATCTCCAGTGGGAAGCAGACACCACTGACCTAAACTTCAGTAAAACAGAATGTAGCGTCTGTTTAACTATTATCTACCTACCTGGACGAGACCCATCAGCAATGGAAAATGAAAGAGTTCTTATATGATCTGCAACAACTCTGTATGCCATGTCGATTTTGTCTACATCATCCACACCAACTTTCCCAGAATATGGTGGAGCCCCTGTTGCCTATAAAAATATTGGAGACATGAAGGCAATGTCAATAACAGAATTTGATtcgttttctttcttctttactGGGTGTAGGTGTCTCTCTATATACTCTATGTAGTTGGGTTTGCACCCTTTTATGGTATTAAAGGTATTGTGCTTTAACAGGACCCTAAAAAAATTGACATCTCACCTGTTGGATAGCATCAAAGATGGGCATGAACACATCAGTATCATAATTGCTCATCTTGTTCTGAAGTATGGAAGTTAATCTTTCAAATCCCATCCCAGTGTCAACATGCTTAGCAGGGAGCGGTTTTAGAGAACCATCACTTTCCCTATTGAACTGTTGGATTGGAGTAATCAAGGAACAAATATAGTTCACCAAATTAATTGtcagaaaaataaaacagaaataaaagaaataaaattatgTGGCACATGGAAGgttatatttcaatttttttattttatgataatAAATATAAACCATTAATCGCAATTCCAGTTTTCAATGCCAATTTTCTGGaactatataaaagaaatgtTCGTCCATATACAAAGATCCATAAATATGAGGTCAAAGTTATACCTGAATAAAGACAAGGTTCCAAATTTCAATGCAGGTAGGATCATCGTTGTTGACTAACGATGCAGCATCACGATTTCCGATTCTATCATAATGAATTTCAGTGCAAGGACCACAAGGACCAGTATCTCCCATCTCCCAGAAGTTATCCTATTTTGGAGGAgagaaacaacaacaaaaacaccAATAAAACCAATTAGATAAGGTCACTCAACCTTACAAACAATCATTACAAAACTGTTataaacagaaattaaagaaTAGCACACCTTACAGCCAAACGGTAGTACATGACCAGCTGGTAGAAACTTAAGCCACAACTCTCTAGCTTCATCATCAGGAGCAAGACCAGCCTTCTCATCACCACCAAAATAGGTGGCATAAATTCGATCTTCTGGCAGCTTATAAACCTGCATATCATACGTCAAGGGTAATAGTAAAATTATCAGCGTTAACATAGTCACCGGTGATGAAAAAATTACAATCGGGTGAAATCTGCTTACTTTTGTGAGAAGCTCCCAAGCCCATCCAATGGCTTCGTTCTTGAAATAATCCCCAAAAGACCAATTGCCAAGCATCTCAAAGAAGGTGTGGTGGTAAGTGTCTTTCCCTACATCATCGAGATCGTTGTGCTTCCCGCCTGCTCTTATACATTTCTGGGTGTTGCATGCTCGAGTCAGCTTGCTCAACTGAGTGTTTGGGTCCGCTGTCCCCAGAAAAATGGGCTTGAACTGGTTCATACCTGTCCATCCGAAACATGCATACAACCAAGCCTATCAACAAAACCCTGAAATTAAACGAAACTAAAACACAACACTGGATTGAACTACCCGAATAGATTCTCAGGATTGCGTAAACAAAGATAATTAACAAATATATGCACAGTTactagaaaaataaatcaaagattCAATGGGGCGCAAATGGTTACTATTCGCACAAAACCCTCCCCCTTCAGCGGGCGCAAATGGAGGTACGGGGACCGTCGAACCAACGAGGTATTTCAGTGCCTCCGTTGTACGACGAATTGCTACCTGTGACTACGCCCTTTTACCCGATTCAGGTTCAACATTCGcacaaaaccctaaaatatAAGACGGGACTGAACCGCCTGGTTCGTTTTCCGCCACGGTAAAATCCAGTGACAAGTCAACttcaacaaaaatcaaaagcgGAATTGAGATCGGGATTGACGAACCAGCATTGGCGAATAAAAGAGTGGGATCGTTGTGGGGAACGACGGGGCTAGACTTCCAGAAGACGTGGCCCTTCTCCTCGAAAAACTTGACGAAGGTGTCCCTGACGCGCTTCGCCGGCCACTCCAGCCCCTGAG is a window from the Malus domestica chromosome 16, GDT2T_hap1 genome containing:
- the LOC103403408 gene encoding alanine--tRNA ligase — translated: MRSGIREKGAIAFRALLISLPCPRFTSPSTHTHLPPPLLYRGRPLAAAYRCHSSSAKASTPSAMPGAESQGLEWPAKRVRDTFVKFFEEKGHVFWKSSPVVPHNDPTLLFANAGMNQFKPIFLGTADPNTQLSKLTRACNTQKCIRAGGKHNDLDDVGKDTYHHTFFEMLGNWSFGDYFKNEAIGWAWELLTKVYKLPEDRIYATYFGGDEKAGLAPDDEARELWLKFLPAGHVLPFGCKDNFWEMGDTGPCGPCTEIHYDRIGNRDAASLVNNDDPTCIEIWNLVFIQFNRESDGSLKPLPAKHVDTGMGFERLTSILQNKMSNYDTDVFMPIFDAIQQATGAPPYSGKVGVDDVDKIDMAYRVVADHIRTLSFSIADGSRPGNDGREYVLRRILRRAVRYGNDVLKAKEGFFNGLVHILVTLMGDVFPEVQQHEAHIREIIKEEEETFEKTLQKGIERFKKAAQDVQGKTFSGQDAFVLWDTFGFPLDLTQLMAEERGLMVDVEGFNNAMDEARERSRSAQNKQAGGAIVMDADATATLHKRGVAATDDSFKFIWNQDHQSVVKAIYTGSEFINSASAGNEVGIVLESTNFYAEQGGQIFDTGSLEGSSFSFQVCNVQIYGGFVVHIGSFSGESGKLLVGEKVNCKVDYNRRKLIAPNHTCTHMLNFALREVLGNHVDQKGSIVLAEKLRFDFSHGKPVDPDSLRRIESIVNEQIRAELGVYAKEVALVDAKRINGLRAVFGEVYPDPVRVVAIGRKVEDLLDYPENEEWLSISAELCGGTHISNTREAKAFALLSEEGIAKGIRRITAVTSEGAFQAIELARSLEQDVHEASKAEGSLLEKKVASLKSRVDSAPIPAAKKAEIRTKMAVLQTQLKKAQKMIAEQNIKNAVKVATEMAEVAASDGKAYCVSQVDVGLDTAAVREAVLKITGMGMPAMVFSTDETTNKALVCAGVPGDKGTQLEVSEWLTAAMGPLNGRCGKGKGGLATGQGTDASRLNEAIDLATSFAQMKLR